A region of the Phaseolus vulgaris cultivar G19833 chromosome 11, P. vulgaris v2.0, whole genome shotgun sequence genome:
tttaaagaaatgaTTCTGTTATCTGTCATGGAATTGCTTTTCTGATTGTTTTATTTCAATGTAAAATACAGGAATGGTGTAAATGTAAAAGGGTATTTTGTATGGTCACTCTTGGATAACTTTGAATGGCCCTTTGGTTACACGATAAGATTTGGAATGAATTTTGTAGACTACAGAAATGGCTTGAAAAGATACCCAAAACTTTCTGCTCTATGGTTCAAGGATTTTCTGAATATAGAAGTGAAACTTCAAGATTCCTTGTAATAGTGCTGCTATTTGAAATTCCTTAAGAAAGTATATTCGAAAATATGTAATTTGCTAGAATTATTTAATTCTTCACCTATTTCTTGTGCAGTTGTAGTTCTCCTATGTATTTTGCATTCATAGTTTTTGGaacttcaaatttaaatataacatgTTACAATTGTATGCTTGTTTTAAAAGATGTGTTGATAGTTAAGCTATTTGTCCTGAGAATGCAATGCCTCCTAATAGTACTCTAGGAGTaataacaaagattttttttttatcagcaataaaaaataaataaatgggaacaACTtcggggtggtccaacccttatacataaaaaacTAACGCCTTACCAACCTTCAACCAAGGAACACCTTCCAACTTAAAAAAGGAACAACCAAACCAACTCAAGAAAGCATTAAACAACCAGTCTCATACAATCCACTGGGTTCAAAACCCAGTTGGGGTACGTAAAGGAATTACAACAGGACTTTGCaaaaatccaagaccaaacatttacttgtaCCAGTGCAAATACCTCAAGCGCATCTACTACGCCCCTGTCGAAGGTCACCGAGTTCCTATGTCTCCAAATTCCACTCACAACACCAACCCAAATCGCCCCCCAAACGTCATTAACCACATCAGAAGCCAAACACAACTTGAATTGTTGGAAGTTTACCAAAGGGTCCTTGTGGATAACAAACGACACTCCAAGCCACTCAAAACAAAGACACCACACCCACCAGGTAAACTCGCAGACGGAAAATAGATGACTGGACGACTCTTCCACCTTCCCACACAAACCATACACCAGATTCTCTACCATTACCCCTCGTCTTTCCAAATTTACCCTAGTAGCAATCCTATTCTCCATCACCCTCTAAGCAGTGACCAAAGCGGAAGGCAAAGCTTTGCACCTCCACAACTTACTGTAATTTGGAGAAACCTCCCCAACTCTATCCTTCCTAACCTGAATATAGGCTGAGTTAACCGTAAAAGTATGAAACCCCCCTGCCTTCCAAATCCAACAATCTGCCTTTCCCGATTCCAACTTCACCCCTTGTAGTAACTGAAAGAACTGCTCCACCAGAGGTTTCTCCCATTCAAAAAAGGGTCTACGCCATTCAAAGTGCCACACCCAAATACCATCAATCCAATTCCCTAGTTCAGCCACCTTTGCACCTTTTGTCACACTAAGAGAGAAAATTCTTAGGAAAATCAACGCTCCACAACTCAACCAACTGTCCTCCCAAAAAAGGATAGTCCTCCCCTCACCAACTTCCCACTCAAAcccatcttcaaaacttcttCCCCAACCCTCTGAAGCCCACACCTCCTTCAAAACTTTCCACCAAAGAGAGCCCCTACCAACTTTACCTTCCTCTCTCAAGCTTCTCCACCCACCATACTTAGAGAAACGAGGATCTCTTTCCACAGACCACCCTTATCCGTACCCAACCTCCAGACCCACTTACCTAAAAGAGCCAAATTAAACAACCTTAGGTTAATAATATCTAGACCCCCATAGTCACGAGGCTCACAAACCTTTTTCCAAGAGGCCCAAGCGATCTTCCTACCATCGGAACCCCATCCCCAAAGGAAATTCCTTTGTATTCGATCTAACTTCTCTGCCACCACAGAAGGTAACTTAAACaatgacataaaaaataacGGGATTGAGGAGAGAACTGATTTTAACAAGCAAATCCTCCCAGCCAACGACAGACACCTGCCTCTCCATCTTGACAATTTACCCTGAACTCTCTCTATCACCCTGCTCCAAAACGCACCCCGTTTGACACCCTCCTATCGGCAACCCTAAATAAACAAAAGGAGTTACCATCACTTTACAATTTAGAATAGCCGCAAAACTCTAAAGCAAGCTCTGATCCAACCCCAGCCCACCGATAATACTCTTCACAAAATTGACCTTAAGCCCAGAAGCAAGCTCAAAGCAGAGTAAGATCGCCTTCATATTGAAGACACTTTTTTATATTAGCTTTACAAAAGAATAAAGTGTCGTTAGCGTATTGTAATATATTTACCTTCACTTTATCCCTTCCAACCTCCAGACTGTCAATCAAACTCTTCTCTTCTGCCATCCTGGAAACCCTAGCCAACCCTTCCGCAACTATCAGAAAAAGAAACGGTGCTAACGGATCACCTTGACGAAGTCCCTTCCCAGGAGTAAATTCTCTAGATGGACTACCGTTCACAAGCACCGAGACTGAAGCAGATTCTAAACACCCCTTAATCCAACGAATCCATTGAGCGCAAAAGCCCAACCTCTCTAGCATATAATAGAGAAAATCCCAACTTACCGAGTCATATGCCTTCTCATAGTCAACTTTAAAGAAAACACAACTCTTCATTTTCCTTTTATATTCTTCCAAAACCTCATTCGCCACTAACACACTGTCTAACAAACCCCTACCTTCCAAGAAAGCTGACTATCTAATATCAATGACTTTACTAATCACCTTTTTCAAGCGTAGAGACAACGCTTTAGAGATGATCTTATATAGGCACCCGACCAACGAAATAGGTCTAAATTCGCCAAGTTGCTGAGGGTTTTCTACGTTTGGAACAAGATATAGGAATGATGAATTTGAACCTCTAGGCCAATGACTCTTAGATGCGAAATCCTTCACTGCTGACACCACATCCGACTTAATGATTTCCCAGCAATGCTTTAAGAACCCAAAATTAAAACCATCAGGGTCAGGACTCTTAGAACTATCACAATTCCATACCGCATCCCTAATTTCTTTTTCAGAAAAATCGGCAATCAATAACTCATTATCTTCTTTCGAAATAGAGTTGAACCTAACGTTGTCCAACCTAACTTGACATCATTCTTTTCTGGCAAACCTTTCTTCGAAGAAAACTTTGACCTTGTCCTTAATCACCTCCTTATCCTCACACCACCGGCCGTCAACAAACATCCCATGTAACTCATTCCTCGCCCTTCTCCACTTCACGGGTGAGTGGAAGAACTTTGTATTAAGATCTCCATGTTTCAACCACTTTTGTCTTGTTTTCTAGAACATAACCGCCTCCTGTTTAAACATAGATCTATTAAGGTCAGCTAACAAAGTTCTCCTTTCCTCCCTTTCAGACTCAACCAAGCCTCTATCATCATCTTGTGCATCTAACACATTAATCCTCTTTTGTAACTCCTCACTAGCAAGGTTAACATCCCCGAAGACCTCTTTGTTCCAAACTTTTAAAACCACTTTAAGCTTTTTCAGTTTCtctttgaaaatataaattccACGTCCTTGCACATCATAGCTAACCCACTTCCTCCTCACAAAGTCTTTAAATCTACTGTCTCTTTGCCAAACATCAAAGCACCTAAAAGGTCTCGGACCCCAGTCAACAGACACTTCTTTAAGAACAACTACACAATGGTCTGAAATTGACCTATTTAGGACAAACTGTTGACAACGGGGCCAAACATCGAGCCATTCTTTTGACACAAGAACCCTATCAATTGTGCTCTTCACCATACCATTTGGTTTATACCACGTAAACTTCCTGCCAACCAACGAGATATCTACTAATTCTCTCAAATCTTCATTTAATTGATAGACAAGCTATCTAAACCTCCAATCTATATCCACGAGAACAAAGATAAACAATTTGTATACATACTCTTATGTGTTCTATACATATAAAATTAGCAGCAATGGAAGGACATCCAAAAAAACAATAACATTATCACACCCTGCTAAGATTTTCGTTCATCAAGAGAAAGACAAcgaatatttgtatttttttttaaagtaaaaccTCTAATAATTTAAAGTCATTAAAAATAGATGAATATAGAGAGATCACAAAACCTCTTTATTAAATGTACCGACTTTACTTGTCAATTCGCTTTGAAAACAAGAATCAACTTGTCTTTTCGATTAAGAATAAAtctaatattgaatattattataattgataaggttattttatatattttgaaaattatagtgttttaaatataaatattaataattttggttTCCAAAATTTTCTCTcgttattttaatttatgatatatttattGCTTTATTAAATTGTGAAATAATATATGCTGAATATTTTAATCTTAGTGAGTTTTCTTTTCCACTCTATGttcagtttaattttttttttttatagattaaatTTGTTTGCTTAAATTTATAGTTGattttattaagatttaaataaatgttgaaGATTTTATGAAAATGTGATTTAAATATCCAATAAATTTGTctgatttatttaattttaaaataatttataaaaatattaatgctAATGTAAgtgttatttattatatttattaatattaatgttaatatagtaaaatatttattaattatatttatcataaaattttcgttaataaaataaataaaagtaaagatATGCGTATACGAGCTACTGGTAATAAGTTGACTTGATCGACGCAAGTTCTATGTTATAGGTTTTGCCTCTGACACACTTGTTTAGTAAATGAGCAATGATATGTTGACATTTTGTTCCATTATACAACTCCTTATTAATGATATAAAAGAgagtatttttgtcatttcatataaaatttgaaattttaaacatAGAAAGAAGGTTGTATAGTAGAGTAAGGTTGTCATTCTATCATTTTTCTAAGTAAATACCGGCTTTGTCTCGCTCGCGCTCAGATTCtccacaaataaaaataaaaaattcaaaattgaaaaCCTAATTTTCTCTCCCTCCTCCGTCGCAACCTCTCTTCGCTGCTTCACTGGTCCCTCCCTCCACTCCGCCACTTCCTCTCTTTAGTGCTCTCTCTCGCTCacatctttctcttctcttcatttatttttgtaattgttttatttatttattttgttatatcaACTCCATCTTCCAAGCTCCCTCTTTATGTACGTATTCTCTCCGAGGAAGCTTCGGTTTATACATATTTTGGTTTTGGATTGCTCAAAGATAAATTTAATTGAAGCTTCAATTTTGATTTGGATTTAAATGAGTTGTTTATCATTGTTGTTGcggttttgttgtggtttatTAGTGTTACGATTTATCATTGTTGTTGAATGAGATGTTGGTTTGGTTTGAGAAATTTTGGTAGAGCATTGAGTGTCAGTTTcgtggattttttttttgttgagaaATTGTTCCTCTTCTTGTGATGTTCAAACAAAACCAACACAATTCATAtagattttatttaattttaaataaaaaaaagtctagAGTTGTATGCTTTTAACTCTCAATTTAAAAGTTTCAACAACTACTAGTTAATGTTTGGCAATTTAGCTgacaataaattaatttctaaatataaaataatgtaaaaaatatttaagtaaattttattacataaataatttttatgttttaaacgaaaatacattattatataataattataggattttcaaaataattaaattttcattaaaaatttaGTACTTTGATGgatctagtttttttttaaaaaaatatttattattattatatatatatatatattttaaaagaaaataaaagatgtgggtgtataaaataaaaagaatggTAGATAGCAAAAGTTATGGGCCAGTTGAATGACCCCATGTTTTAAAACGCAGTGCATAAGTAATGACCTGCAGATAGGTGATGGGAATGGGCCCCGGCTTTTTGAAAACATGGTGCAGATATATTAAGTATATGATGCAAATAGTAAAGTGCTAGAAGTGGAAATATCAAAGAGAGGGGTCTGAAAAGTATTTGTACTatcttataattaataaaatcagaaatgaaattttcataatataggtttctctatttttcatttcatggaacattttttttaaaaattttagtaCTTTCTCTATTATTAAAGTTGATGCATTTTATTATCACTAACAAAAATACAATTCTATGTTTGTGTATAtgcattttttagttttatcatttacatatatttatgtttaatattaaaattcaaataaataatgtCATTATTTCCAcatttatattaacaatataaatttataatttattttaataaatatgaaaacatatgataaatatataagtataatattagtaaattaaattatatatatatatatatatcattttactAGTTTTTGTCATCtatcattttttaattgatttttgacTAACAAAACTTACCCCAACCAATTATTGCACAAATTCCAAACCTTATATAACACGAGACAAGATATAAAAAGGTGAGACACTATTTCCTCTTCACCTCTTCACAGGGCACATAGTGTATCTCTAAGGTGAACCCCCCTCCTACTCAAATTATGTTTAGTAGCAATCTTGTTCATTAGTGCCTTCCACGTTAAGCATTAAGCTGAGGGTATTACTGTCAAACTCCAAAggactcaagttctcgcaagttGTACCTATATTCACATTGGTCAATAATTTATAAGTTGATTTCACAACATATATATTAGATTGTGGGTCTCTCTATATCCATTTATCCTCCCTGTCTAAATGTAAGGTAAATTCTGCCACCTGTGACCTTTCCCATTCAAACTACTCTATTCTTCACTTAAGATCTCATACCCATCTACCACTTTGTCAATTTCCAAACTTAACCAACAATTTATCTTGGGTAATCGAGTTACTGAAAATTCTAGGATACCTTGCTTTCAACTACAAATTGTCAATCCAAGTGTCTTCCCACATCCTTTGCCTACTTGCCACCCAATGTTGGTATCAAACCAATTGTTTCCCTGTTCATCCTCACACACCTTGTCTAGACCACTCCACCATTTAGAGTTGTGACGCGAAGAGTTATGTGTCTCCAAGATCCGTACTTCGACTCTAAAACTACTTTCCATAATTATGATTCTGGAGATCCCATTCTCCATTTCCATTTTCCCAATAGTGTCTTTTACTTGTGAGTGTGTTTGATACCTAACCCACCTTCCAATTTAGGTTTGCATATATTATCCCAACTAATCCAAGCCATTTTCCTCCTTTCAGTTCTCTAACCCCACAAAAATTTCCTTTATATCTTAGTAATCATTTTGCAAATGCCAACTGGGACCTTAAAGAATGaaagataatataaatgaataacattcaaaacaaatttaatgAGACAGACACATCCAACACAAAGGCTGAACATTTACCATTCCACTAagataatttatttcttaactTTTCTAACACAGGCTCCCAAAAGGAAAGCTTTGAAGGATTACCCCAATAGACAGACCTAGGTATGTGAAGAGTAAATCCATAATCCTACACTAGAGGACTTATGAGAATGATTCCAACACATTTCTTTCCACTCCTAATGCACCGATTTTACTTTTATGAAAGTTCTCTATGATACATGATCCTatttcaaaacatctaagtattgCTTTAATAGTCCTTATATTTTGGATACATGGTTCACACATAAATAGTGTATCATCCGTGAACTGAAGTAACTCCACCTCTATTTTATTTACCCTATCTTCAGACCTgtaaatagattctttttagtaGCTTGATTTACTAACCTCGATAAGTCTTGAGCtactattaaaaataagaatgatGTTATCAGATCCTATTGTCTGAGGCCTCTAGAAGGTTTGAACTCCTTTGTTGGACGATCATTAACTAGAACTGATATGGATGAAGATTCTAAACATGCTTTGATCCATTGAATGTATTGACTACAAAATCCCCTACCCATCATCtatcataattaaattttttagaacTTATGTCACTAAGTCGCACGCTCAAGATATCTCTTATTCTCAAGATGATTTATGAATTGGGTATATCCATCCACCTAGTTTATCAATATATTCTAATCTTTATAAAAGAAAGTtacaattacattttttttttagttgatcGTCCTTACTGGATAACAACTTTTAAAGTGTATCCGCCTCTAAAATGAGGTGGCAAATCCGTTAACTATGTTTGAGATAAGTTTTAGGCTTAATTACATAGGGTTATGAGTCATTagtataacaaaattaaaaatgttagagacgtatatgtatatatgataAGTATGGAATTTTAGCGATAATTTCAGACGCAAATATAGCGTGGCTGGATAACGAAGTACGCGGTGGCAGATTGTGTGCTTTTTGCAACCTATGATGAGTGAATGCAAAATTGTCAACTGTGAAACATTCTACGTGTAATTGAGGTAACGTGTTCGTTCCTCACTTTTGCGAAACTATTACTTCTTCAATAACCAACATCTCCATTATACACGTTTTTATATAGGAAGATTCAGTCATAaggatttttcttttcaaaaatatttaaaccatttttttcaataagattttttttttagaaaaccatacttatataaatatttaactatattataaataaatttgacttaaaaattgatttagttTTATGTGAGGACTCGTGTTTCTAAAGTAACGATTTTCCTCAGTCGAAGTCTTGAGAAATCCAGGAAAAGTGAATAGGAAGGACCACATTCCCAATCACAGAAGTCCTACGGGAAAAAGGTTCACGAAAATAGATAAAGGTAGGACCAATTTCCTAATCAAAATAATAACTAGTCAACCTATATTTATCATAAAGGTCAAGGTCTTTTAAggatttaattaattaacaaaattattttctgcCTTGTTTTCCTCCATCAGATGGCTCaattaattacttattttcttacttatatatatatatatatttatttatttattgatagaATTATTCAGtaagaattttttatataaagatgaaaagaaaacaaaatctaaTTGTCAAATTCTattatcaattaaattaaaattttgatttgattagaaatttttgttttattttatttttctctacattCAGTCCAAAGGAAAATATATCGTTTAAATAGGTAAAATCGCATGAGAGGTCAGGTCTTTTTGATTAGTTTCACCATATGATAATTTTGTCATTGAAGTTGAtcttttttaatcaataaaaaaaactataaattttagaatattttgagattttctttatcaataataataaataaataaatttagataaCTTTAGAAGTGATCAAACCCTTATACAACATAGTAAAACAACCATCAAACACAGAATCAACCAAACTACTTTAAAACCAACAAAACTACTCTAAAAGTCTCAAGTCTAAAAGCACACAGTCtaatttcactacaagaaaaatctgAATTACATACAgccaaaatccgtatgtaattaataatattaatattattattaataataataagtataataaaaattttaatataataaaaaaatttgtgtgGTGTATTGATTAATGCTCTTTTAGTCACAAAAGGAATTTTGCTTTGATATTCCCAAGATCAAGTTAACTGAATTAGATGCATTACtacaatatttcaaatattaaaacttaaaaGAGTACAAAtgtataagatttttttaaataataaaaaataattaaattaaaaaggaCTCCTTAACTATCTTccaactttataaaaaaaaatacatataatataacTTGCAAAATTAAATCACCTAATAAACTTGTTATTCCAAGAAAGACCTAAAACATCACTTCACAATACCTACTAACAAAAAGTTTCAAACACGAAAATCCGTTTCCCTACTCTTTATCTTCCTTGATTTTTTTTGCTCCTTCCTCATAATTTGTCTCTTCCCTTTCCACTTCATGCTTTTTTGCACAAATATGCAAGATAGCATATGTAGTATGCATAAAGCACTAAACTTTCATGTGTGTACCCAAAGAGATATAATATCACAAGAAAAAGCTTCATGTGTGTCACTGAAGTTAATGTTTCTAAAAGATGAGATAAGAATATAAATTGGAGTGTTGCTTTATCTCCAATTAGTTGGTGCCATTCTGGTGTGTGCAAGGACAACATGCACGCATCAATCTTCACAGCTCTACactataacaaaattatttaatgaaGACCTTAACTTGTCTTTATATGTCTGCTGGCTATGGCGTCTAAATAGAGGGCAAGACAACATatgcttttctgtttttttttatctgcatATTTGTACAACCCTTATACATATGcttttctgtttctgttttttttatcagtaaaaataaaaaaatagatagaaATTGATTATTTAAAGAATGCTCTAACCTGTATATAAAAAGAAGAGGGTGTTATCCATGTTTGGAGGGCAAGACTCAGAATCTACTGTAGCAGCAAATCGCAGGGTTACAGCAAACAACATAGTTTTACGTAAGACGAATTTGTTGACCACAGTTCCTTAAAATTTTCGTTTACAGCTTTCAAAAGTTCTTAGAAGATAATACTATATTTAGCCAATGTGGTCTAATCTAAGTGAAACAACGGTTTTGAGTTTCATTATATAAtcttaataaaattttagaaaaagaaCTTTACCGTCTTTCTGGAAAAATAGTTACTATATATATAGATATGGTTTTAACAAAATCTTGActgaatatataatttaaacagAACTTTTTTAATGGAAATTACATGTAATatgatgaaataaagaagaagcaAAGAATACAATAATAATTTCAGATTATTATCTTATTCTTTAATATTCGTAAGGTTGAagcttttcaaataaaaaagttgAATGCCATGAAACATTTGACGACAGACAACTAGAATGTCAATAATAAGAAAAAGTTCTTTCCTCTCTTCAATTTTTTAACagcaaatatatatataatatcaatCGTCGATTTTTCGACCATACATACGATTATCCAAGTTAGTTTAAGTGTAATAGTAACTTTTATCATAAATATCCTTGCCCAAGTTGGTAATCTTTTCTGACCAACGACCAGAGCCATCATACCTTAAAAAACATCTCTGACTGATTTAATCTTAGGACGGAAACAGCAATAAATATTTGGATATTGAAAGTGGATAAATGTTTTCCTCTATAAAAGGAACCCATTTGGCGAGAAAAATCAAACACAATTAAGCAGATATGGCATACAAAGAATACGTGCTTCTTCCTCTCATTCCTCTACTTTCCTTATTCATTACTGTCACAGAAAGCGGGGCCATTACTCCAGAAATAGCTTTGTTGAATCGCAACACTTTCCCAAATGGCTTCATCTTTGGTACAGCATCCTCAGCATATCAGGTACACACACATAATAATCATTATGTTTTATCAATCTTCAACCCCATATGAAACACCTTCCACGTTACAAGTTAAAATGTTTTAGCTCTTTTATCAGCTTTATTTTCTGGTGTTCGGTTCACATGAtaatgtatgtatgtatgtttGTCTGTATGCAGTATGAAGGTGCAGCAAATGAGGGTGGTAGAGCACCAAGTATTTGGGATACCTTCACTCATAAATATCCaggtaaatatatatatatatatatatatatatatatatatatatatatatatatgtatatgtatgttTGATTTTCCCTTTTTGGTATACTGAatatcttctttttcaaaatttatacaatTGTTCATATATGCTAATTAACATGCAGAAAGGATAGAGGACAGAAGCAATGGAGATGCTGCCGTGGATTCGTATCATCGTTACAAGGTTTGCCGATTCAAAGTTTATGTTTCTTGTGATGTAATTTAATTATAGTCTTCAATGAAAAGCAATGCTGAAAGTTTATTAGATATTAAAGTAAAGTTGGTTTCCCAAATTTCTTATCACCATCAATTTTTTTAGcaacgaaaaataaaatattatagattAAAATGGAAGCATTCTAGGTGCTCTAactcttttataaaaaaatgtatatcttTCAGGATTTATTCTTTATAAAATCAAACTCTTATTTATTCCTCACAGAAGGATCGAAAGTGACATAAAACAAAGGAGTCAAATGAATCCTTCCCTCTCCTGCAATATACACGTCATGTTCTCTAGTTACATTCAAAGTCTTTCATACCATTGTCATGTTCTTATCACGATCATTACTACTCTTCTATTAATGATACCACTAGTAACTTGTTATCAACCTGTAGATTATTATCTTTGGAACATTCTAATCAAATAAATTGATTAGACCGTTGAAATTTCAACCaagaaagaaatattaaataatacaaaattaaaataagtgttGGTATCTTTTGTTTTCCATCGTTTTCAACTAAACATGAAGTCTTTTTGCATCTTATATTGCAGGAAGATGTTCAGATTATGAAGGATATGAATTTGGATGCTTATAGATTTTCCATATCTTGGTCAAGAATACTTCCGAGTAAGTCAAATATAGATCAAGGATTATTTTGGACTAAACTTTGCCTGTTTGGGTCTTTCACagaatcatttatttattttaataaacttcATATCCACAGATGGAAAGCTAAGTGGAGGAATAAACCAAGAAGGAATTGACTATTATAACAACCTTATCAATGAGCTACTGGCAAATGGTCAGAATAAAAGCTTTATTATTTAGAAATTTCTCATATTATTGATGATAGACAACACATTTAATGCTATAATCATcatatattaacattatttcaGGTTTAGAACCATTTGTGACTCTTTTTCATTGGGATCTTCCTCAAACTTTAGAAGATGAATATGGTGGTTTCTTAAGTCCTCGCATTGTGTAAGTGATGCAATTTAATTAGCATTTCCACTTGAATGCTTTGCTAAAATGTTTTTGGAACGTTTCTAAATCACACTGTTTTTAATACAGGAAAGATTTCCAGGATTATGCAGAACTTTGTTTCAAGGAATTTGGAGATAGAGTGAAGAACTGGATAACTTTGAATGAGCCATGGACTTTCAGTGTCAAGGGTTATGCAGTAGGGGCAAAGGCCCCAGGTCGATGTTCTTCTTGGTTGAATCTTGATTGCAATGGTGGTGATTCTGGGACTGAACCCTATTTGGCTACACATTACCAACTTCTTGCTCATGCTGCAGCTGTTAATCTGTACAAGACAAAGTATCAGgttattaattagttattattagtAGACAACCTTGTATCAGGTTAATTAACTAGTTTGTTATAAACTGGAACATGtacttaaataattttgttaaaaaactATGGATATGCAGAGATTTCAGAATGGTGTGATAGGCATAACACTGTATTCTATTTGGTACGAGCCACTCTCAGAAAGCAAACTTGATCAAAAGGCTGCTGAACGAGCTATTGACTTCTTGTTTGGatggtaagtttttttttatcaggtTTTGGATGATAAGTACATGTCTCAGTTACCTCATGCACAACATCCTTAAAATAGACATTAATAGTTATCAATTTGATTCATTTGTTCTACCAGGTTTATGGATCCACTGACAAGAGGAGATTATCCAGAAAGCATGCGTTCCTTGGTAAAATCAAGATTACCAAAGTTTACAAAGGAGCAATCCAGATTGCTTATCAATTCATTTGATTTTCTCGGCATAAACTACTACACTGCGAATTATGTCTCTGATGCACCTGAA
Encoded here:
- the LOC137822615 gene encoding uncharacterized protein, whose amino-acid sequence is MKSCVFFKVDYEKAYDSVSWDFLYYMLERLGFCAQWIRWIKGCLESASVSVLVNGSPSREFTPGKGLRQGDPLAPFLFLIVAEGLARVSRMAEEKSLIDSLEVGRDKVKLPSVVAEKLDRIQRNFLWGWGSDGRKIAWASWKKVCEPRDYGGLDIINLRLFNLALLGAKVAELGNWIDGIWVWHFEWRRPFFEWEKPLVEQFFQLLQGVKLESGKADCWIWKAGGFHTFTVNSAYIQVRKDRVGEVSPNYSKLWRCKALPSALVTA
- the LOC137828147 gene encoding cyanogenic beta-glucosidase-like, whose protein sequence is MAYKEYVLLPLIPLLSLFITVTESGAITPEIALLNRNTFPNGFIFGTASSAYQYEGAANEGGRAPSIWDTFTHKYPERIEDRSNGDAAVDSYHRYKEDVQIMKDMNLDAYRFSISWSRILPNGKLSGGINQEGIDYYNNLINELLANGLEPFVTLFHWDLPQTLEDEYGGFLSPRIVKDFQDYAELCFKEFGDRVKNWITLNEPWTFSVKGYAVGAKAPGRCSSWLNLDCNGGDSGTEPYLATHYQLLAHAAAVNLYKTKYQRFQNGVIGITLYSIWYEPLSESKLDQKAAERAIDFLFGWFMDPLTRGDYPESMRSLVKSRLPKFTKEQSRLLINSFDFLGINYYTANYVSDAPELRNVRGNYITDSLVNFSFVRDGKPIGENVGSDWLYVYPKGFREILLYIKEKYNNPLIYITENGVNEYDDPSLSLEESLLDTYRIDYYYRHLYYLQDAIKNGVNVKGYFAWSLLDNFEWEGGYIMRFGIHYVDYKNGLKRYPKLSALWFKDFLKIETKLHDSM